The genomic region CTTCTATGAATTGCCGTCTGGGTTCAACTTCTTCTCCCATAAGGACGCTGAAGATCTTATCCGCCGCAACGGCGTCCGGCAATGTAACTCTTTTCATCTTTCTGCGGGAAGGATCCATTGTGGTTTCCCACAATTGAGTTCCGTCCATTTCACCCAATCCCTTATAGCGTTGTACCGATATTTTATCCGTGTCGGCTCCTATGTCCGAAATAATCCTGGTTTTTTCATCGTCGTCATAGACATACCATTCTTTTTTTTGGTAGCTGATTCTATATAGCGGCGGCATGGCAAGATAAACATATCCGTCTTCTATGATCTGCGGCATGTATCTGAAAAAAAACGTTAAAAGCAAGGTACGTATGTGAGATCCGTCAACGTCGGCATCCGCCATGATTATTATCTTATGATAGCGGAGTTTTGAAATATTGAATTCCTTTCCGATTCCCGCGCCGAGGGACGCAATTACCGGCTCGAGTTTTTCATTGTTTATAACCTTGTCTATACGGGCTTTTTCAACATTGAGCATTTTGCCCCAAAGAGGAAGGATGGCCTGTGTTTTGCTGTCTCGGCCTTTCTTTGCCGAACCGCCGGCCGAATCTCCTTCGACTATGTATACTTCGCAAAGAGAGGGATCTTTTAAAGAACAATCCGAAAGTTTTCCCGGAAGACCGAAACTGTCCAAACCGGATTTTTTGCGCGTAGCATCCTTAGCTTTACGGGCGGCAATTCTCGCGGCGGCTTCGCTCACGGACTTTTCAAGGATCTTTTCGGTTTCCGAAGGATTTTGCTCAAAAAACAACACAAGTTTTTCTTTTATAAGATTTTCCACTATGCCGCGAACTTCAGTGTTGCCGAGTTTTGTTTTTGTCTGTCCTTCAAACTGAGGTTCCGGAACTTTTACGGACAAAACCGCCGTTAAGCCTGCCCTCACATCTTCTCCGGACAGTTTTTCATCCTTGTCGAGCCGCTTTTGCAACTTAGGATATTTTTCAAGGAATTTGTTCATTACAAAGGTAAGACCTGTTTTAAATCCCTCTAAGTGTGTTCCTCCCTCGCGCGTATTGATGTCGTTTACATAGCTGTAAATGTTTTCCACATATCCGTCGTTGTACTGCATGGCAATTTCCGCAAGGACGTCGTTTTCGGAACCTTCCATATAAATCGGCTCGGCCGGAACGGTAGATTTTCCTTCGTCGAGATAAGAAACAAAATGTTTTATTCCGCCTTCAAATTTAAATACTATTTCTTTGGGAGTTTCAAGTCTTTCGTCGCGAAAGACAATCGTAATTCCGCTGTTTAAAAAAGCCAATTCTCTTAAGCGCTTTGCAAGAACGTCGAAATTATATGTCGTCGTTTCGGTAAAGATGGATTTGTCCGCTTTCCACCTGATCATCGTGCCGTGACTTTCAGAATCTCCTACAACTTCCACCTTAGTCTTCGGAATTCCCGTTTCATATTTTTGAACGTATTTTTTTCCGTCGCGTTCGATAAAGGCTTCCATCCATTCGGAAAGAGCGTTTACGCAGCTTACGCCTACGCCGTGAAGTCCGCCTGAAACCTTATAAGATCCCTTATCGAATTT from Treponema parvum harbors:
- the gyrB gene encoding DNA topoisomerase (ATP-hydrolyzing) subunit B — its product is MTATYSAGNIQVLKGLDAVRKRPGMYIGSTGPEGLNHLVYEVVDNSIDEAMAGFCDTITVALEKDDICRVVDNGRGIPVDIHPTEHISALELVLTRLHAGGKFDKGSYKVSGGLHGVGVSCVNALSEWMEAFIERDGKKYVQKYETGIPKTKVEVVGDSESHGTMIRWKADKSIFTETTTYNFDVLAKRLRELAFLNSGITIVFRDERLETPKEIVFKFEGGIKHFVSYLDEGKSTVPAEPIYMEGSENDVLAEIAMQYNDGYVENIYSYVNDINTREGGTHLEGFKTGLTFVMNKFLEKYPKLQKRLDKDEKLSGEDVRAGLTAVLSVKVPEPQFEGQTKTKLGNTEVRGIVENLIKEKLVLFFEQNPSETEKILEKSVSEAAARIAARKAKDATRKKSGLDSFGLPGKLSDCSLKDPSLCEVYIVEGDSAGGSAKKGRDSKTQAILPLWGKMLNVEKARIDKVINNEKLEPVIASLGAGIGKEFNISKLRYHKIIIMADADVDGSHIRTLLLTFFFRYMPQIIEDGYVYLAMPPLYRISYQKKEWYVYDDDEKTRIISDIGADTDKISVQRYKGLGEMDGTQLWETTMDPSRRKMKRVTLPDAVAADKIFSVLMGEEVEPRRQFIEENAVYANLDV